The following proteins are encoded in a genomic region of Neurospora crassa OR74A linkage group VI, whole genome shotgun sequence:
- a CDS encoding HHE domain-containing protein yields the protein MYRLATHTGLRQVPRSIANSISRPALATPRFIQPVAIRTMMDSPYSAVKVSDRVKHDHAELEKQYRNILAAEDEDTKVRWQNQFIWELARHSIAEEIIVYPAFEKFVPNGLVMAEKDRAEHQRVKNLLYEFEKMTPSSPDFLPTLDKLWDALSDHITEEERDDLPALEENIDVEYSSKLASSFNTTKHFVPTHSHPSAPDKPPYETAIGLLTTPMDKLIDMFRKFPKEDKKA from the exons ATGTATCGCTTGGCTACCCACACCGGCCTCAGGCAGGTCCCCAGAAGCATCGCCAACAGCATTTCCCGCCCCGCCCTCGCAACCCCGCGCTTTATCCAGCCCGTCGCCATCCGCACCATGATGGACTCCCCCTACAGCGCCGTCAAGGTCTCTGACCGCGTCAAGCACGATCATGCCGAGCTCGAGAAGCAGTACAGGAATATCCTCGCtgccgaggatgaagatACCAAAGTCCGATGGCAGAACCAGTTCATCTGGGAGCTTGCCCGCCACTCCATCGCCGAGGAGATTATCGTCTACCCGGCCTTCGAGAAGTTTGTTCCTAACGGCCTAGTGATGGCCGAAAAGGATCGTGCCGAGCATCAGAGG GTCAAGAATCTCCTCTACGAGTTCGAGAAGATGACTCCCTCGTCCCCCGACTTCCTCCCCACCCTCGACAAGCTCTGGGACGCTCTCTCTGATCACATCACGGAGGAAGAACGCGATGACCTCCCTGCTCTCGAGGAGAATATCGACGTCGAATACTCGAGCAAGCTGGCCTCTAgcttcaacaccaccaagcaCTTTGTCCCCACTCACAGCCACCCCAGCGCTCCTGACAAGCCGCCCTACGAGACTGCGATTGGTCTGCTGACCACCCCAATGGACAAGCTGATCGATATGTTTAGGAAGTTTCCCAAGGAGGATAAAAAGGCGTAA
- a CDS encoding cytochrome P450: MSTPIPRPPGIPVLGNVFDITPSNTWWSLKALAEKYGEIFQVKILGKTIVFVASAALAEEICDEQRFQKYVGGPIVEIRATVHDSLFTAFHHEQSWGIHHRIIAPLLTPQAVSGYTDDINLCATEVIQKWASLGDSNVLEPLVDLNLLNLEATSLTLFSQKLNCIQAGGHPVIQAMEDAVSEAIMRPTRPGLVNWLLYSSKFKKATKTLRTWAADTVKYRQENPTDKHDMLWAFMNAKDPETGKGLSESEILDEIVTMPIGSATAPCAVTATIYYLLQNPEVVTKAREELDRVIGTGPLKDEHLSQLHYIEGITRETLRLSCAAPGFNIEPIPRQNKADKSPLLLQGGKYQVAHDQKLIIVLAGVNRDPAVFEDSLAFKPERMMGEEFDRLPKGVKKWYGNGKRECIGKEWANNFLKIVTARLIHEIDFEVADEGYEFRQDGWFQIRPVAFKVRVKPRVRA, from the exons ATGTCGACTCCCATTCCACGACCACCGGGAATCCCAGTGCTGGGAAACGTCTTCGACATTACACCTAGCAACACATGGTGGTCCCTCAAGGCACTGGCTGAGAAATATG GCGAGATCTTCCAGGTCAAGATCCTCGGCAAGACCATCGTCTTCGTTGCCAGCGCCGCCCTCGCCGAAGAGATCTGTGACGAGCAACGCTTCCAGAAATATGTAGGCGGTCCTATCGTCGAGATCCGCGCCACAGTCCACGACTCCCTCTTTACAGCCTTCCACCACGAACAAAGCTGGGGAATTCATCACCGAATCATCGctcccctcctcaccccTCAAGCCGTCTCAGGCTACACCGACGACATCAACCTCTGCGCGACCGAGGTCATTCAAAAATGGGCATCCCTCGGTGACAGCAACGTCCTCGAGCCTCTCGtcgacctcaacctcctcaacctcgaaGCCACGTCTCTCACCCTCTTCAGCCAAAAGCTCAATTGCATCCAAGCCGGTGGCCACCCCGTCATCCAGGCCATGGAAGATGCCGTCTCCGAAGCCATCATGCGCCCCACGCGCCCCGGACTCGTCAACTGGCTCCTCTACTCCTCCAAGTTCAAGAAAGCCACCAAGACATTGCGCACCTGGGCCGCCGACACCGTCAAATACCGTCAAGAAAACCCCACAGACAAGCACGACATGCTTTGGGCCTTTATGAACGCAAAAGACCCCGAAACCGGCAAGGGTCTCTCCGAGTCCGAAATCCTTGACGAAATTGTCACCATGCCCATCGGCTCCGCCACCGCTCCCTGCGCCGTGACCGCCACCATCTATTACCTCCTGCAGAACCCCGAAGTCGTCACCAAAGCCCGCGAAGAACTCGATCGCGTCATCGGTACCGGCCCTCTGAAGGACGAACACCTCTCCCAACTTCACTACATTGAAGGCATCACCCGCGAAACCCTCCGCCTATCCTGTGCCGCCCCAGGCTTCAACATCGAGCCCATCCCCCGCCAGAACAAGGCCGACAagtcccccctcctcctccaaggaGGCAAGTACCAAGTCGCGCACGACCAGAAACTCATCATCGTGCTAGCCGGCGTCAACCGCGACCCAGCCGTGTTTGAGGACTCCTTGGCTTTCAAGCCGGAGAGGATGATGGGCGAGGAATTTGATCGCTTGCCCAAGGGCGTGAAGAAGTGGTACGGTAATGGCAAGCGGGAATGTATCGGCAAGGAGTGGGCCAACAATTTCTTGAAGATTGTTACGGCGAGGCTGATACATGAGATCGACTTTGAGGTGGCGGATGAGGGCTATGAGTTTAGGCAGGATGGCTGGTTCCAGATTAGGCCGGTTGCGTTCAAGGTGAGGGTCAAGCCGAGAGTGAGGGCCTAG